Proteins from a genomic interval of Channa argus isolate prfri chromosome 11, Channa argus male v1.0, whole genome shotgun sequence:
- the htr1aa gene encoding 5-hydroxytryptamine (serotonin) receptor 1A a, which translates to MDFITTSTNGSNATSGYPAGVEVVADWDEGENGTGSGSQPDLKLSYQIITSLLLGALILCSIFGNACVVAAIALERSLQNVANYLIGSLAVTDLMVSVLVLPMAALYQVLNKWTLGQEICDLFISLDVLCCTSSILHLCAIALDRYWAITDPIDYVNKRTPKRAALLISVTWLVGFSISIPPMLGWRSAEDRANPDACIISQDPGYTIYSTFGAFYIPLILMLVLYGRIFRAARFRIRKTVKKTETTNVSDKCLTVSPAFFHKKTNGESKPSSPCVNGAVKHGEEGESLEIIEVISNSKTHLPLPNTPQSSSQGYENMNEKNSGAKRKIALARERKTVKTLGIIMGTFIFCWLPFFIVALVLPFCAESCYMPEWLGAVINWLGYSNSLLNPIIYAYFNKDFQSAFKKIIKCKFHRP; encoded by the coding sequence ATGGATTTTATAACAACAAGCACCAACGGCAGCAACGCGACCAGCGGGTACCCTGCCGGGGTGGAGGTGGTTGCCGACTGGGACGAGGGTGAGAATGGCACGGGATCTGGATCTCAGCCAGATCTGAAGCTGAGTTATCAGATTATCACCTCTCTGCTCCTAGGGGCCCTCATCCTTTGCTCCATATTTGGCAATGCGTGCGTCGTGGCAGCCATCGCCCTGGAGAGATCTCTCCAGAATGTGGCTAACTATCTGATCGGATCTCTGGCCGTGACAGACCTCATGGTGTCGGTGCTGGTTCTGCCAATGGCGGCCCTCTACCAGGTTCTGAACAAGTGGACACTGGGGCAGGAGATCTGCGATTTATTCATTTCTCTAGATGTACTGTGTTGTACATCATCCATCCTGCATCTGTGCGCAATTGCCTTGGACAGGTACTGGGCCATAACTGACCCCATTGACTATGTAAATAAACGGACACCAAAGAGAGCTGCGCTCTTAATTAGCGTGACATGGCTGGTCGGTTTCTCCATCTCTATTCCGCCTATGTTAGGCTGGAGAAGCGCAGAAGACAGGGCGAACCCCGACGCCTGCATCATAAGCCAGGACCCGGGCTACACCATCTACTCTACATTTGGGGCTTTCTACATCCCCCTTATCCTCATGTTGGTCCTGTATGGACGAATATTCAGGGCTGCTCGGTTTCGGATTCGAAAGACGGTCAAGAAAACCGAGACAACAAACGTGTCAGACAAGTGCCTGACTGTGTCTCCAGCTTTCTTCCATAAGAAAACCAACGGAGAGTCTAAACCCAGTTCTCCGTGCGTAAATGGCGCAGTGAAGCATGGAGAGGAGGGCGAATCCCTAGAGATCATAGAAGTTATCAGCAACTCAAAGACGCACCTGCCTCTGCCCAACACCCCTCAGTCCTCATCACAGGGCTAcgaaaacatgaatgaaaagaaCTCGGGGGCGAAGAGAAAGATCGCGCTGGCCAGAGAACGTAAAACGGTGAAAACACTGGGGATCATCATGGGAACTTTTATCTTCTGCTGGCTGCCCTTTTTCATCGTCGCGCTGGTGCTGCCTTTCTGTGCAGAGAGCTGCTACATGCCCGAGTGGCTGGGCGCAGTCATAAACTGGCTGGGTTACTCCAACTCCCTCCTCAACCCCATCATATATGCCTACTTCAACAAAGACTTCCAAAGTGCTTTTAAGAAGatcataaaatgcaaatttcaCAGACCGTAA